The sequence TTAAATGCGTTAGAAGGCGGCAGGGTTATCGATGTATGAGCTTTGATTTGAAATCGAAAATTAAAACTCACGGCTAGTGAAGTGATCCACAACCTATGAGATAAAAAATGCAAAATCTAAATTTTATACATATTTGCTACCCAAGAAAGCTTGGGTGAAGCATGTCTTGAAAAGGAAATCAGCATGATAATGGTAACCATTTTCAATACAATAGAGCTGTTTTTCTGCTTTTAAGGCTATGAACGGTACTCAAAAAGTACCTGTAACTATCCTTACGGGATTTCTTGGTTCTGGAAAGACGACTCTTCTTAACAAGATTCTGAGTGAAGAACACGGTAAACGAATCGCCGTCATCGAAAATGAATATGGTGAAGTTGGAATTGATCAGGGACTGGTGATCAATGCTGACGAAGAGGTTTTTGAGATGTCCAACGGATGCATCTGCTGCACCGTTCGAGGCGATCTAATTCGCGTACTTGGGAACCTCATGAAGAGACGCGATAAGTTCGATTATGTATTGGTTGAGACCACGGGGCTTGCCGACCCCGGTCCTGTTGCTCAAACATTCTTCATGGACGATGAAATTCGTTCAGAATTTTCACTCGATGGGATCGTTACGCTTGTTGATGCAGCTCATATTGATCAGCAATTGGGACGCAGTGATGAGAGTTCCGAGCAGGTTGCATTTGCCGACGTACTGGTTCTGAACAAAACTGATCTCGTTTCTGATGAGTCACTCGATACTCTTGAAGCACGACTACGTGACATGAACCGTATGGCGCGTGTCGTACGTAGTAAGCAAGCGGATGTCTCTGTTGAAACTGTTCTAAACCTCGGTGCTTTTGACCTTGACCAGGTTTTGGAGCGGCGCCCCAGCTTCCTAGAACCAGAGTATCCATTCGAGTGGACGGGTGTTTTTCTACTTGAGCCTGGTCGTTACGAAGTTAGTCTCGAAGAGGGGCCTGACCCGATGATGTCTCTCGTCGTTGTAGCTGACCAAGGTACAGACGAAGAATCTCTCAATGAAGGTGCAGAATCATGTGTGCGACTTTACGCTGAATCTGCTGAACTCCTACATCCAGGTGACAAAATCCCACTGAATAAGCATGTGAACCTTCAGCTGCAGTCCGAGGGGCGCAAGTCGTTTTCGCTTGAAGTTGAAAAATCTGGACATCTTGGTTTATTCACTCAGCACACGGCCGAGGAATTCGATATCAAAGTAAGAAGAATGGATACTTCAGTTTCTGAGTCAGGAAGTAATCAACAGAATGATCTTTTAATTCCTCCTATAGCAGAGCGAACTTGGGTAGCACAACACGAACACGATGATGAAGTGGGTTCAATTGCTATTGAGCGGAATGGCAATGTCGATCCTGAAAAGCTCAACACTTGGCTGAGCCGACTTCTCTCAGAGAAAGGTGTGGACATCTTTCGCATGAAGGGTTTCATCAGCTTTGCCGACGAGCCGCGGAGAATAGTTTTTCAAGGTGTACATATGCTCTTTACCTCACAGCCTGATAGGGAGTGGGGTAATGAACCTCGCCGAAATCAACTCGTGTTTATCGGTCGGAACCTTGATGAAGAGGCCTTGCAAAGTGGGTTCGACAAATGCCTGACATAAGAGAACTCGGCCCTCAGGGTCGGGGGATGCTGCACGAGGGGTGGAGTACTGAAGTCGCCGATTATGTCATTGTTTGCGGATGGGCACTAGAAGGTAATGCTTTTTTGGTGGGTGATGCTGCAGGAGGCCTTTATGCCTTTGAAGGCAAGTCTGGAACCACCCTTTGGCATCGAAAGGAAGTCCATGAAGGTGGCTTACTTGCGATGTCCATTCATCCAGATGGAGATATTTTTGCTACTGCAGGTCAGGATGGACGTGTTCTGATTTGGAAGAGTAAAGAAGGTGAGTCAAATAAGGCATTAGAACTTGGTAAAGGATGGGTCGAACATCTCCAATGGTCACCAGATGGACAATTCTTAGCCGTAGTCTTTTCGCAGTACGTCTATGTTTTTGGTGCTGATGGGGAAGAACATTGGCGCTCAGATAAACATCCTAGTACTGTCAGCGCGGTTGCTTGGTCAAAGTCGAATGAATTAGCAACTGCATGCTACGGCCGAGTCACTTTTTATGATGTAATTCGTGACCAGGTCAATCAGAAGCTGGAATGGCAAGGCTCACTCGTGTCGATGGTGCTTAGCCCTGATGGCGACATTGTGGCTTGCGGTAGTCAAGACAATTCTGTTCATTTCTGGAGACGTTCAACTGCGCAAGATGCTGAAATGACTGGGTATCCATGCAAGCCAAGTCAACTAGCATTTGATCAAACCGGCATGGTTCTTGCCACTGGAGGAGGTGAACGAATAACAGTTTGGAGTTTTCAAGGCAATGGTCCTGAAGGAACGGTACCAGGAGAGTTAGACCTTCACATTGGAGCGATTTCTAGCCTCGCTTTCTCCAATCGAGGGTCACTATTAGCCTCTGGATCAAGGGATGGTTCGGTTTTTGTTTGGCTTCTCCAGAAGAATGGTCATGGTGAGCCACTTGGCGGTGCATTCGTAGGAGGCCGTGTCGAAGCAATTGCTTGGCGACCTGATGACTGTGCTCTAGCTGCCGTTAATGCAAACGGAGGAATTAATGTTTGGGATTTTAAAAATCGCATAAAAACATCTCCTAAAGGATTTTCATAAATCGAATACAACTGCGAAATCGTCCTCCTACTCCAATCTTGTTACACCCCTGCTTAGTCAGGGTTTTTTATGCACAAAGTTCTGCCTTTTAGTTTAAAAGCAAGCCAATAACTTCGTAGGTCTAATTACACAAAACAGATCAATTATTTCTTTTTCTAGGTAACAATCCTATTAAGAGAATGCATAAAACAGCGACAAGGGGACCTGGAGACATATTGAAA comes from Prochlorococcus sp. MIT 1307 and encodes:
- a CDS encoding GTP-binding protein, whose translation is MNGTQKVPVTILTGFLGSGKTTLLNKILSEEHGKRIAVIENEYGEVGIDQGLVINADEEVFEMSNGCICCTVRGDLIRVLGNLMKRRDKFDYVLVETTGLADPGPVAQTFFMDDEIRSEFSLDGIVTLVDAAHIDQQLGRSDESSEQVAFADVLVLNKTDLVSDESLDTLEARLRDMNRMARVVRSKQADVSVETVLNLGAFDLDQVLERRPSFLEPEYPFEWTGVFLLEPGRYEVSLEEGPDPMMSLVVVADQGTDEESLNEGAESCVRLYAESAELLHPGDKIPLNKHVNLQLQSEGRKSFSLEVEKSGHLGLFTQHTAEEFDIKVRRMDTSVSESGSNQQNDLLIPPIAERTWVAQHEHDDEVGSIAIERNGNVDPEKLNTWLSRLLSEKGVDIFRMKGFISFADEPRRIVFQGVHMLFTSQPDREWGNEPRRNQLVFIGRNLDEEALQSGFDKCLT